A genome region from Arthrobacter sp. V1I9 includes the following:
- a CDS encoding RNA-binding S4 domain-containing protein, with amino-acid sequence MSNPVEDVPIRDSMIRLGQLLKLANLVEDGVEAAELIKNGLVKVNGEIDDRRGRQLHNGDTVTVNGQTVRVVAPKAD; translated from the coding sequence ATGAGCAACCCCGTTGAAGACGTCCCCATCCGTGACAGCATGATCCGCCTCGGCCAGCTGCTGAAGCTCGCCAACCTGGTGGAGGACGGCGTGGAGGCGGCGGAACTCATTAAGAACGGGCTCGTCAAGGTTAACGGCGAGATCGATGACCGGCGCGGCCGCCAGCTGCACAACGGGGACACTGTCACGGTCAACGGGCAGACCGTCCGGGTGGTGGCACCGAAGGCGGACTGA